ACTTGTGCGACCTCTTCTGCCAGAACGGCGCGCACGTCGTCCGCGGTGATGTTCTTGTCGTGGCGCCCGGTCGACAGGCGATCGCGTATGCGGTCGGCCATGGCGAAACCGAGATCGGCCTTGAGTAGAACTTCCTCGAGCTCGTCGAGCGTCTCTTCATCGAGCTTTCGCTTGGTGAGAACACCGGTGAGGTTTTCACCCAGCGCGTTGGACGTGCGCGATACGCCCGCCTTGAGCCGCGCGAACCATCCCTTCTTCTCTTCGGGCTTCTCCTCGCCGCTCACCGCAGCGCCTCCGCAAGCCACGCGGCGCCGTCGTCACCGGCAACCACGCAGTTGACCAGGGCGCCGGCGCTCGCCGTGCAAGGATCGACGCGGACAGGGGTGAAATCGGGAGAGCGACCTTGATGCTCCGTCTCCATGAGCACCTGGATGCGGCGCCCCTTCGCTCCCTCGAGATGGGATTGCAGGGCGGCCGTGCCCTTCTCCCGCAAGGCCCGCGCTCGCTCGGCGATAACCTTGCCGTGGACCTGGGGCATGCGCGCGGCGGGCGTGCCCTCGCGCGGCGAGAACGGGAAGACGTGCAGGAAGGTCAGGCCGCAATCGTCCACCAGCGCGAGCGAGTTCTGGAACATGTCGGCCGTTTCCGTCGGGAACCCGGCAATGATATCGGCACCGAACACGATATCCGGGCGCACACGTCGCATCGCCTCGCAAAACGCAACGGAGTCCGCCCGCGCGTGACGCCGCTTCATCCTCTTCAGAGTGAGATCGTCGCCCGCCTGCAAGGACAGGTGCAGATGCGGCATCAGCCGCTCTTCCTCGGCGATGGCCGCAATGAGATCGGGATCCGCTTCGACGGAATCGATCGACGAGAGCCGAAGGCGCGGCAGCTCCGGCACAAGCTTGAGCACGGTCCGCACAAGCTTGCCCAGCGTCGAAGCGCCCGGTAGGTCCTTGCCGTAGGCCGTCATATCGACACCGGTCAGCACGATCTCGTGATAGCCGTTCTCCACGAGGCGGCGGACCTGCGCCACGACTTCGCCCGCAGGCACCGACCGCGACGGCCCGCGTCCATATGGGATGATGCAGAAGGTGCAGCGATGATCGCAGCCGTTCTGGATCTGCACGTAGGCGCGTGCACGGCCCCCGAAGCCGTCTATCAGATGGCCCGCCGTCTCCGTGACCGACATGATGTCGTTGACCGAGACCTTTTCCGTATCGTCCGTGCCGAGACCGACCAGGCCGAGGGAGCGGTACGTCCGCGCCTCGAGCTTTTCCTGATTGCCGATGACGCGATCCACCTCGTCCATCTGAGCGAACTGGTCCGGATCGATCTGGGCGGCGCAGCCGGTGACCACGATCTTGGCATCGGGGCGCTCGCGGCGCGCCTTGCGGATCGCCTGGCGCGCCTGGCGAACGGCCTCACCGGTCACCGCGCACGTGTTGACGATCACCGCGTCGGCAAGGCCGGCGGCGTTCGCGTGCTCGCGCATGACTTCGGACTCGTAAGAATTGAGCCTGCAGCCAAAGGTGACGATGTCCAGATCCGACATGTGGCGGCTTCTAACAGAATTCATCCAGTGTGTCAGACACGTTCAGTGTCTCAGACACCTTGCGCTTCCGAGCCGAGCAGCTCGGGCGGCAATGTGCCCTCGAAATCCAGCGAGTAGGGGCCCGTCATCAGCACATGACCGTCACCCTCGCGCCACTCGATCACGAGATCCCCGCCCGGCAGCGACACGGTGACCTTCCGGTCCGTCAGGCCGCGCCGCACCGCCGCCACGGCGGACGCACAGGCCGCGGTGCCGCAGGCGCGGGTAAGTCCCGCGCCCCGTTCCCAGGTACGAAGGCGGACATGGCCCTCGTCCAGAACGTGCGCGACCGAGATATTGGCGCGCTCGGGAAACAGCGGATGGTGCTCCAGCATCGGCCCGATCCGGCCGAGATCGATCGTCTCGACGTCGTCGACGAAGAAGATCGCATGCGGATTGCCCATGCTGACCACGCCCGGCGAATGCAGCACCGGCGCATCGATCGGCCCGGCCTGAAGTTCGATACAGCTCGTGTCGTGGAACTCCTCGGCCAGCGGAATCTCGTCCCAGGCAAGGCGGGGTTCGCCCATGTCGATGGTGACGAGACCGTCCGCGCCCGCATAGGCGCCGAGCACCTGATCCTCGGTCTCGATGGTCACCGTAGGGCGTCCCAGCTCACCGGCTACGACGCCCGCCACGCAGCGCGCGGCGTTGCCGCAAGCGGCCACCTCGCCCCCATCGGCATTCCAGATGCGCATGAACACGTCGGCCTCTGACGACGGGTCAAGCGCGATCAACTGATCACAGCCGATGCCCGCCGCACGGTCCGCAATCGCGCGCACCGCATCGGCCGGCAAGGCAAGATCATCGTGACGGCGATCGATCACGACGAAGTCGTTCCCGAGGCCGTTCATCTTGCGAAAGCTATGCGTCGTGGCGCTCATCGTCTCCAATCCAAAGGTTCCTGCTCTCTATAGCGCCGTCGGCGGCAATGCCGCTAGGCCCGCTCGCAGCTACCCCTGCTCAATCGGGCGAAGCGCCAGAAAGGCGATCAGGGCCAAGCCGGCGAACCCCGCGCCGGTCAGGAACGTGGCTTCCGGCGAGACGGCATCCCAGAGGATCCCGGCAACCAGGCTCGCCACCAGCGTGGCGATCCCGGCGGTGAGGCCGAAGACCCCGAAAGCCGTGCCGCGAAGCTTGGCGGGCGCAGCGTGGGCCACCAGCGCCGAGAGCACGCCCTGCGTCAGTCCCAAATGGAGACCCCAGAGGCCGATCGCAAGGAACACGGCCACGAGGCCCGAGCCGAAGGCCAGCAGCAGATCGGCGGCGATCAGCGCGGCCAGCCCCGCCAAAAGCGGCGGCCGCGCGCCGAACTGGTCCTGGAGCCGGCCCGCCGGATAGGCGGTAAGCGCGAAGACGATGCTCATCACCGCGATGACAGCCGGGGCGAGAGCCAGAGGCAGGCCCTCTCCATAGGCCCGGATGACCAGGAACGCCTCGCTGAACCGGGCCAGGGTGAACACGGCGCCCGCGCCCACCACGAACCAGTAGAAGCGCCCGAGCCCGCCCAGGTCCCGCAGCTTGATGGGAACGCGTTTGGCACCGTCCGCCGACAGATGCTGCGGTCCGGGGTCCCGGACGAAAACCAGAAGGATCGTCACGGAGATCACGGCGGGGATGACGGCGAACCACAACACGGTGCGGATATCGTCGTTGAAGAGCGCCATGAGCCCGATCGCCAGCAGCGGCCCGAGCGTCGCGCCGACCGTGTCGAGCGATTGCCGCAGGCCGAAGGCCGCGCCCCGCTGCGCCGGCGGGGTCACGTCGGCGACCAGCGCATCGCGTGGCGCCCCGCCGCATGCCCTTGCCGATCCGGTCAACGAGGCGGCGAACGAGCGAGCGCAACGGTGCTCGCCAAGGGAAACAGTGGCTTGGTCACCGCCGCGAGACCGTAGCCCGCGACCGCCAGGGCCTTGCGGCGCCGAAGCGTATCGGAGAGCCAGCCCGAGAAGACCTTCACGATCTGGGCGGCTGCCTCGGCAATCCCCTCCACGAGGCCGAGGACGGCGGCACTCGCCCCGAGATTGACGACCAGGAACAAGGGCAGCAACCCGTGGATCAGCTCTGAGGACACATCCATGAAAAGGGATGTGAAGCCCAGCGCCCAGACCGTCGGCGGGAGCGCCTTGCGGGTTGTCGTCGTTGCGCGCACCGGACCTTGGCCTTCGTCGTATCGGGGGGTTTCAAGCGTTGCGGTGGGGGCACTTCTATGGCGTTGTGTCAGTCACTGCACCTTCTTTTCAAAAGACGGAGGCAAATAAGAAATGCTGGGCATTCCGAAACACGACCCCGTTCATGCGCTCGTTCCCCATACGCTCGAAGAGCCGATAATGGGGGCCGAGGCCGGCCCCCTCGGGGGACGCAGCTTCATGGTGAAGGACCTCTTCGCCATCGCGGGCCGCAAGACCGGGAACGGCAACCCTGAATTCTACGCCGCCGCGCCGCCGGCGAAGGCGACCGCGCCGGCTGTCGCCGCGCTCCTGGATGCGGGCGCATCCCTGACCGGCATCACCATTTGCGATGAGTTCTTCTACAGCGTGCTCGGGACCAACGCCCATTACGGCCAGCCCGTGAATCCGCGCGCGGGCCGCTATGTGACGGGAGGCTCCTCTTGCGGCTCGGCCGCCGCCGTGGCCGCGCAGATGTGCGACTTCGCGCTCGGCTCCGACACGGGCGGCTCGATCCGCGTCCCGGCCTCGTTCTGCGGGCTCTACGGGCTCCGTCCGACCCACGGCCGTGTCGACATGAACGGTGTGACGCCGATGGCCCCGAGCTTCGACACGGTGGGTGTCTTGGCGGCGGATGCGGAACTGTTCCGGACCGTCTCCCGGCTCCTGCTGCAGGGTGACGGCCGCGAGACCCCGATCGAGCGGCTCATCCTCGCGACAGACATCGTCTCCGAATGCGAAGCGAGCGTGGACCAGCTTGTCTGGCGGACCCTCGACGCTCTGGCGCCCGCACTGCCCGACGTCCAACACGCCGAAATTGCCGGAGAGACCATCGTCTCCTGGCGGGCGGCGTTCGCCACGATCCAGGGCTTCGAGATCCAGTCGACCCTCCTGCCCTTCGTGAGGGACAACAACGTGGAGCTCGGGCCTGGGATCAAGGAGCGATTCGAGATCGCCGCCGGCATCAGCCCGGAGGATGCCGAGGACGCGCGCCGGGTGCGCCAGACCGTGGCCGCCCATCTCAAATCCATCCTTCAGCCCGGGACGGCGATCGTCCTGCCGACCACGCCGACCCAGCCGCCAGAGCGTAACATTCCCGACGGCGCCTCGTTCGCGGAGTACCGCACGCGTACGCTGCAGAATACCTGCATGGCCGGCCTTGCCGGGCTGCCGCAGATCTCGGTTCCCGTGGGCGAGGCGGCCGGCTGCCCGGCTGGGCTGTCCTTCATCGGCTGGGAAGGCGGCGACGAAGCTTTGCTGGACTTTGCAGTCGGGCTGTCCGACTTGATCTGACGAAAGCCCCAACAGGAAGCCCGCAGGAACCGCCGCCCCAATGTCCGCGCTCAAACCCTACCTCTATCTTGCCGCCGCAATCGTCTTCGAGGTGATCGGAACCTCTTCCCTGAAGGAATCCGAAGGCTTCACGCGCCTCGTGCCCAGTCTCGTCACGGCGGCCGCCTATGCGGCCTCGTTTACCCTTTTGGCCTTCACGCTCAAGACCATCCCTGTCGGGCTGGCCTATGCCATCTGGTCAGGCGTGGGCATTATCCTCATCGCGGCGATCGGCTGGTTCCGTTTCAACCAAACACTGGATACGCCCGCTCTTGTCGGGCTCAGCCTGATCGTCGCCGGTGTCGTCGTCATCAACGCCTTCTCGAAGTCGCTGCCGCATTAGAGCGGGTTCCGGGAGCTTGACTTCCGAGGCGCGCTGACCGACATTCCGCGCGAAATTCATGGCAGCTCGATCCCGAGCCGCCGCCCTTTCCGGGGTCTTGGGCTTTCCAAGATTAGGAAGGGGGGTCAACACCCGTCAGCGCGATGCGCCCACGGGTGCTTTTTTCGTTGCGTACTTGGTTTCGAACCAAGAACGCAAAGCCAGACTTTGGTCCGCAAGATGGAGGCGGATGCAATGGTGTCGAAGCTCAATAGCCGGACTCTTGGCCTGGCCGCGGCCCTCGCACTGACGGGCCTGTCGGTATCGGCCTTGGCCCAGCAGCCTCAGGTTCCGGTGCTCGCGGGCGGCGAGGCGGACTACGACGCCTGCGGCTCGCAGGGCGTGGTCCGGGGCCTCGATCCCAACGGCGACGGCTTTCTGGCCGTGCGCGGCGGACCCAGCTCCAAGTACGGCATGCTGGACAAGATCTACAACGGCATGATCGTCAATCTCTGCGATCAGCGCGGGAACTTGCTCGGCGTCGTCTATTCGCACGAGACCAGGGATTGCGGCGTCGGGACGCCCTGGCCCCGCAGACAAGCCTATTCCGGCCCGTGCCGCTCCGGCTGGGTCTATCGCAAATTCGTTGCGGATTACGCCGGCTGATGTTCGAGACCCTCTCAGATCGCCTTTCCGGAATTTTCGACAAGCTCACGCGCGCGGCGCGCTGAGCGAGGCCGATGTCTCCGAAGCCATGCGCGAAGTGCGCCGGGCCTTGATCGAGGCCGACGTCGCGCTCGACGTGGTGAAGTCGTTCACGGACCGGGTGAAGGCCAAGGCCGTCGGCCAGGACGTGGTGAAGTCGGTGACGCCCGGCCAGATGGTCGTCAAGATCGTCAACGACGAGCTCGTCCGCATGCTGGGCTCCGAGGCCCAAGGCATCGATCTCGCGGCCACGCCACCCGTGGTCATGATGATGGTCGGCCTGCAGGGCTCCGGTAAGACCACCACCACAGCGAAACTCGCCCATCGCCTCACGACCCGCGACAAGCAGAAGGTCATGATGGCCTCGCTCGACACGCGCCGCCCCGCAGCGCAAGAGCAGCTTCGCGTGCTCGGTGAGCAGGCCAATGTCGCCACCTTGCCGATCGTCGAGGGCCAGAGCCCGACCGAGATCACCGAGCGCGCCGTCGCGGCCCGGCTCGGCGGCTTCGACGTGCTGCTGCTCGATACGGCCGGCCGCACCCATATCGACGAAGAGCTGATGGCTGAGACGGCCGCGATCGAGAAGATCGCGCAGCCGCACGAGACACTGCTCGTCGCCGATGCGCTGACCGGTCAGGACGCGGTGAACCTCGCCAAGAACTTCGGCGAGCGCGTCGATCTGACGGGCATCGTGTTGACCCGCGTGGACGGTGACGGCCGTGGCGGCGCTGCGCTTTCCATGCGCGCGGTTTCCGGCAAGCCCATCAAGCTGATGGGCGTGGGCGAAAAGCTCGACGCGCTCGAAGACTTCCATCCGGACCGTATCGCCGGCCGTATTCTCGGCATGGGCGACGTGGTCGGCCTGGTCGAGAAGGCGATGGAGACCGTCGAGGTCGACAAGGCCCAGAAGATGGCCGAGCGCATGAAGAAGGGTGCGTTCGACCTCAACGATCTTTCCGAGCAGCTCGGACAAATGCAGAAGCTCGGCGGCATGGGCGGCGTGCTTTCCATGCTGCCCGGCATCGGCAAGGTGAAGAAGCAGATCGACGCCGCCAATCTCGACGACAGCGTCCTCAAGCGCCAGCAAGCGATCATCAGTTCGATGACGAAGGCCGAGCGCCGGACCCCGAAGCTGCTGAACGCCTCGCGCAAGAAACGCGTCGCGGCGGGTTCGGGCACGAGCGTGCAGGACATCAACAAGCTCGTGAAAATGCATCGCCAGATGGCCGACATGATGAAGGCCATGGGCAAGAAACGCGGCGGTCTGTCGGCCCTGTTCGGCGGCGGCATGCCGCAAATGCCGGCCGATATGCCTGAGGGCGGAAGCCTGCCCCAGGGCGCGGAGTTGCCGGCCAACTTTCCGGGCCTTCCCGGGGGCGGACTTCCCGGCGGCCTGCCGGGGCTACCGGGCGCAGGCCTGCCGCCAGGGCTTCCAGGACTTCCCGGGCAGCGCAAGAAGAAGCGCTGACCCGATCGCAAATGCCAACATCACATCGACTAACACCTAGGAGTAAGAAATCATGTCACTGAAGATCAGACTGTCGCGGGGCGGCGCCAAGAAGCGCCCGTTTTACCGCATCGTCGTTGCCGACTCGCGCAGCCCGCGCGACGGCCGCTATATCGAGAAGATCGGCACGTTCAACCCGCTGCTGCCGCGCGATTCCGACGACCGCATCAAGCTCGACACCGACCGCGTAAAGCACTGGCTCTCCAACGGCGCCCTGCCGACGGACCGGGTGCTCCGCTTCCTGGACGCCGAAGGCCTGATGAAGCGCGAGGCGCGCAACAATCCGGAGAAGGCCAAGCCCGGCAAGAAGCGCCTCGAGCGCGAGGAAGCCAAGCGCGCCGCCGAAGAGGCAAAAGCCGCCGAAGCCAAAGAAGCTGCAGAGAAGGAAGCTGCTGATGCAGCTGCCGCCACCGAGGAAGAGGCCGACGAAGAGGCCACCGACGAGGTTGCCGCTGAGGAAGCCAAAGAGGCTTCTGAGTAAGGGCTCATACGCACGTTGGGCGGCGAGGCAAACCTGGTTCTCCTTGGCGAGATCGGCGCGGCACAGGGCCTGAAGGGCGAGGTGCGCGTGCGGTCCTATACGGAAGAGCCGGCCGACATCGCCGCCTACGGGCCCTTGCGCAATGAGGCGGGCACGAAGACGATTGAGATCGAGCGTGTCCGCGTCACGCCGAAAGCGGTGATCGCACGGATCAAGGGCGTGACCACCCGCGAAGCCGCCGAGGCGCTGAACCACACCAAGCTCTACGTCGCGCGCGATGCCCTGCCGGAAGCGGCCGACGATGAATGGTACGTTGGCGACCTGGTCGGCCTGAAAGCGGTCTCGGCCGAAGGCGGGCCGCTCGGCACGGTCGCGGCAATCCACAATTTCGGCGCGGGCGATATCATCGAAGTCGAACGCACCGAAGGCGGCCCTTCTCTGCTCGTTGCCTTCACGGACGACACGGTTCCTAAGATCGACATCGCCGCGGGTCGCCTGGTGCTGGTCCCGCCGGAAGAGATCGAGGCGTCAGACGACGGCGACGCTTAGCGTCGTGCGGTACGGGCGCGTTACACGGTAGAGTGCTTCCCATGACACCCCGCCCCTCGCCGCAAACAAACAGCCCGGCGCCTCGGAGCCCATCCGACTTACCGATCCTCAATCGGCTGGGTCCGCTCCGGCGCTTCGCCGAGATCGGCATTGCGGGCTACCCGCGCGAGACCCGCATCCGGCTCGCCATCATCAATGTGATGGCCCTGCTGATCGCCTTCACGTCACTGACCTATGTGGCGACCTATGCGAGCTTCGGGGCCATGAAATACTGGCCACTGATCGCGGCCAATCTCGTGCTTGTCGCCATCGCGCTGCTGGCGCCGCTTGCCCACCGCATCAACGACGTCGCGGCCATGATTCTGATCTGGGTCGCCGAATATGCCGCGCTGTTTTTCTTCGTGCGCGAGCTCGGTCACAACTCAGGTATCCAGCTGAACTACATCATCGGCGCGGCGGTCGCCTTCGCGATCTGCGGCATCGGGCATATCCGGCTGGTCGTCGCGGCCGTACTGTCCGGCCTCGCGCTCCATCTTGCGGCATGGTTCCTGTACCCGCCCGGCAGCGCGCGCATCGCGGCGGACCCCGCGCTGTTGCATAACCTCTACATCTCCTCCGCCGTCACAACGTTCGGCATCGTGGCGCTGGTGGTTGGCTATGCCCTCAACAAGGCCGACCGTGCCCGGGCCGAGGCCGACCGGCTGCTTGCCAATATCCTTCCCGAACCCGTCATCGACCGCCTGAAGTCGAACCCGGCCGAGCGCATCGCCGACGCGGTGCCGGACGCATCGGTTCTCTTCAGCGACCTCGTCGGCTTCACGGCGCTGTCCAAGGAGCTCGGTGCGGCCCGCACGGTCGAGATCCTCGACGGGCTGGTCACCGAGTTCGACCGTCTCGCGACCGAGCACGGGGTCGAGAAGATCAAGACCATCGGCGACGGCTACATGGCCGTCGCGGGTGTCAGCCGCGCTCAAGAAGATCATTGCCAACGCCTCGCACGGCTGGCGCTCGCCCTGCCGAAAGTGGTGGCGTCCCTGTCGGAGGCCCACGATGTCGAACTGCGCATCCGCATCGGCATTGCCCGGGGTCCGGTCATGGCCGGGGTGATCGGCGCCGACAAATTCTCCTACGATGTTTGGGGCGAGACCGTGAATTACGCGGCGCGGCTGGAATCGCACTCGCTCCCCGGCGAAATTCAGGTCTCGGCGGCAGTCTGCGACGCCCTTGGCGATAGGTTTCTGCTGACAGAGCGCGGGCCCGTCTCCATCAAGGGCGTGGGGACGCGCGAAACATGGTTCCTGATCGAAGAGGCCGGCCCGGCCCCTGAAGCCACGGCATGATTTGGACAGCTCTATGACCTGGAAGGCGACCGTGCTCACCCTGTTCCCGGAGATGTTCCCGGGGCCGCTCGGCTTGAGCCTGGCGGGGAAGGCGCTTGCCGAGGGCGTTTGGCAACTCGACGCGATCGACATCCGCGACTTCGCCCATGACAAGCATCGCTCCGTGGACGACACGCCCGCCGGCGGCGGGGCCGGCATGGTGATGCGCGCCGACATTGCCGCGGCTGCCATCGATGCCGCCAAGGCCGCGGCCCCGGCTGGCACGCCCGCGATCTACCTGTCGCCGCGCGGGACGCCACTCACACAGGCCGGCGTCGAAGTACTCGCCCATGGCCCCGGCGTGATCCTCTTGTGCGGCCGGTTCGAGGGCCTCGACCAGCGCGTGCTCGACGCGCGCGAGATCGAGGAGGTCTCCATTGGCGACTATGTCCTCTCGGGCGGGGACCTCGCGGCCCATGTGGTCATGGACGCCTGCGTGCGCCTGCTCCCCGGCGTTGTAGGCAATGCCGGCACCCACGACGAGGAGAGCTTTGCCTCCGGCCTCCTGGAATACCCCCACTACACCAGGCCGCGGGAGTGGGAAGGCCATGCCATTCCCGACGTGCTCCTCTCGGGCGACCACGAAAAGATCGCGGCCTGGCGCCGCGAACAGGCCGAAGCGCTCACGAAGAAGCGTCGCCCGGATCTCTGGGACTGGCGCCGCAAAGCTAAATCTTGATCGAAGTCAGGGCGTTGCGGGCCTCACGGCCCAAGCTTCCCTCAAAAATATGGAGTTGGGCATGAAATCGATGACGTTGCTTGCTGCCGTGGTGGCGCTGGGCCTGCCGGGCGAGATTCAGGCTCAAGACGCCGATATCGCGGCCGGTAAGGCTTACGCGGAAGCCGTCTGTTCCAAATGTCACGCGGTGCTGGCGGGCGAGGATCTGTCGTCCGAGTTCGGGGCCACGCCCTTTCAGGAGGTGGCCGAAACTCCAGGAATGACCGAATATGCCCTGTCTGTCTGGCTTCAGACCTCCCATCCGACCATGCCCGATATCGTCTTGGAGCAGGACGAGATGCGCAACGTCATCGCCTATATCCGGAGCCTCGACCGCAGGCCTTGAGGGCGCGGATTCCGCCCAAAAACAATCGACAAACCCCAAATCCTGGGGTAGGAAACCTCCGCTGGCCGCCGAGTATATGCCTTGGGCGGCCTAGAGCGTCTGGAAATTTCAGTTCCGGACGAAAGACCAATCAAAAAGAATGGCGTTCGTCCATGGGTCGCAAACGGCCCGGCAGGCGCCCGTGAAAGGTATCGAGATGAACATTATTGCCGAGCTCGAAGCAGAGCAGATCACCGAGCGCCGCAACAAGCGCAGCGTGCCGGAGTTCGGCCCCGGTGACACCGTCCGCGTCAACGTGAAG
The DNA window shown above is from Methyloceanibacter stevinii and carries:
- the mtaB gene encoding tRNA (N(6)-L-threonylcarbamoyladenosine(37)-C(2))-methylthiotransferase MtaB; translated protein: MSDLDIVTFGCRLNSYESEVMREHANAAGLADAVIVNTCAVTGEAVRQARQAIRKARRERPDAKIVVTGCAAQIDPDQFAQMDEVDRVIGNQEKLEARTYRSLGLVGLGTDDTEKVSVNDIMSVTETAGHLIDGFGGRARAYVQIQNGCDHRCTFCIIPYGRGPSRSVPAGEVVAQVRRLVENGYHEIVLTGVDMTAYGKDLPGASTLGKLVRTVLKLVPELPRLRLSSIDSVEADPDLIAAIAEEERLMPHLHLSLQAGDDLTLKRMKRRHARADSVAFCEAMRRVRPDIVFGADIIAGFPTETADMFQNSLALVDDCGLTFLHVFPFSPREGTPAARMPQVHGKVIAERARALREKGTAALQSHLEGAKGRRIQVLMETEHQGRSPDFTPVRVDPCTASAGALVNCVVAGDDGAAWLAEALR
- the dapF gene encoding diaminopimelate epimerase, with the translated sequence MSATTHSFRKMNGLGNDFVVIDRRHDDLALPADAVRAIADRAAGIGCDQLIALDPSSEADVFMRIWNADGGEVAACGNAARCVAGVVAGELGRPTVTIETEDQVLGAYAGADGLVTIDMGEPRLAWDEIPLAEEFHDTSCIELQAGPIDAPVLHSPGVVSMGNPHAIFFVDDVETIDLGRIGPMLEHHPLFPERANISVAHVLDEGHVRLRTWERGAGLTRACGTAACASAVAAVRRGLTDRKVTVSLPGGDLVIEWREGDGHVLMTGPYSLDFEGTLPPELLGSEAQGV
- a CDS encoding MFS transporter, encoding MTGSARACGGAPRDALVADVTPPAQRGAAFGLRQSLDTVGATLGPLLAIGLMALFNDDIRTVLWFAVIPAVISVTILLVFVRDPGPQHLSADGAKRVPIKLRDLGGLGRFYWFVVGAGAVFTLARFSEAFLVIRAYGEGLPLALAPAVIAVMSIVFALTAYPAGRLQDQFGARPPLLAGLAALIAADLLLAFGSGLVAVFLAIGLWGLHLGLTQGVLSALVAHAAPAKLRGTAFGVFGLTAGIATLVASLVAGILWDAVSPEATFLTGAGFAGLALIAFLALRPIEQG
- a CDS encoding amidase translates to MLGIPKHDPVHALVPHTLEEPIMGAEAGPLGGRSFMVKDLFAIAGRKTGNGNPEFYAAAPPAKATAPAVAALLDAGASLTGITICDEFFYSVLGTNAHYGQPVNPRAGRYVTGGSSCGSAAAVAAQMCDFALGSDTGGSIRVPASFCGLYGLRPTHGRVDMNGVTPMAPSFDTVGVLAADAELFRTVSRLLLQGDGRETPIERLILATDIVSECEASVDQLVWRTLDALAPALPDVQHAEIAGETIVSWRAAFATIQGFEIQSTLLPFVRDNNVELGPGIKERFEIAAGISPEDAEDARRVRQTVAAHLKSILQPGTAIVLPTTPTQPPERNIPDGASFAEYRTRTLQNTCMAGLAGLPQISVPVGEAAGCPAGLSFIGWEGGDEALLDFAVGLSDLI
- a CDS encoding SMR family transporter, with translation MSALKPYLYLAAAIVFEVIGTSSLKESEGFTRLVPSLVTAAAYAASFTLLAFTLKTIPVGLAYAIWSGVGIILIAAIGWFRFNQTLDTPALVGLSLIVAGVVVINAFSKSLPH
- the rpsP gene encoding 30S ribosomal protein S16, yielding MSLKIRLSRGGAKKRPFYRIVVADSRSPRDGRYIEKIGTFNPLLPRDSDDRIKLDTDRVKHWLSNGALPTDRVLRFLDAEGLMKREARNNPEKAKPGKKRLEREEAKRAAEEAKAAEAKEAAEKEAADAAAATEEEADEEATDEVAAEEAKEASE
- the rimM gene encoding ribosome maturation factor RimM (Essential for efficient processing of 16S rRNA), which produces MGGEANLVLLGEIGAAQGLKGEVRVRSYTEEPADIAAYGPLRNEAGTKTIEIERVRVTPKAVIARIKGVTTREAAEALNHTKLYVARDALPEAADDEWYVGDLVGLKAVSAEGGPLGTVAAIHNFGAGDIIEVERTEGGPSLLVAFTDDTVPKIDIAAGRLVLVPPEEIEASDDGDA
- a CDS encoding adenylate/guanylate cyclase domain-containing protein, translating into MTPRPSPQTNSPAPRSPSDLPILNRLGPLRRFAEIGIAGYPRETRIRLAIINVMALLIAFTSLTYVATYASFGAMKYWPLIAANLVLVAIALLAPLAHRINDVAAMILIWVAEYAALFFFVRELGHNSGIQLNYIIGAAVAFAICGIGHIRLVVAAVLSGLALHLAAWFLYPPGSARIAADPALLHNLYISSAVTTFGIVALVVGYALNKADRARAEADRLLANILPEPVIDRLKSNPAERIADAVPDASVLFSDLVGFTALSKELGAARTVEILDGLVTEFDRLATEHGVEKIKTIGDGYMAVAGVSRAQEDHCQRLARLALALPKVVASLSEAHDVELRIRIGIARGPVMAGVIGADKFSYDVWGETVNYAARLESHSLPGEIQVSAAVCDALGDRFLLTERGPVSIKGVGTRETWFLIEEAGPAPEATA
- the trmD gene encoding tRNA (guanosine(37)-N1)-methyltransferase TrmD; amino-acid sequence: MTWKATVLTLFPEMFPGPLGLSLAGKALAEGVWQLDAIDIRDFAHDKHRSVDDTPAGGGAGMVMRADIAAAAIDAAKAAAPAGTPAIYLSPRGTPLTQAGVEVLAHGPGVILLCGRFEGLDQRVLDAREIEEVSIGDYVLSGGDLAAHVVMDACVRLLPGVVGNAGTHDEESFASGLLEYPHYTRPREWEGHAIPDVLLSGDHEKIAAWRREQAEALTKKRRPDLWDWRRKAKS
- a CDS encoding c-type cytochrome — encoded protein: MKSMTLLAAVVALGLPGEIQAQDADIAAGKAYAEAVCSKCHAVLAGEDLSSEFGATPFQEVAETPGMTEYALSVWLQTSHPTMPDIVLEQDEMRNVIAYIRSLDRRP